The Cellulophaga sp. RHA19 genome includes the window CTAACAGAATAGTACTAAACACTTGACTTTTAGTATTTTTACCATTATGAATGGCATCATTATCAGTAGCTGAAAAATAAAAACTATAGTTTGTATTAGGCTCTAAATTTAGGCCAGAAGGGAATGTATAATAAAACTGATTTACATTACTTTTTGGGGTATTTATAGTAATTACTTGTTTAACATCAGGCTTATTTACAGGATAACAAACTAATTTTATACTCATCAGTTTATAATCGTCTGATGCAGTACCAGAATAATACAAAATATTAGGGTTTAAAGTATCTTTAACCTGATTAACTTGTATAACAGGACTAGCATCTTTTACAACTGTGAATTTGTATCCTAATTTTTCAAAATTGGAAACATTCTCATTTGATGTGCTAATTACATAATCTGTATTATTATAGATTCTTTTTGAAGAAGAAAAAGAATTATCAATTTTATTAAAACCAATTATGGTATCTTTTAAACCTAAAGAAATAGTATTAATGTGTGCTCCTTTTATGTTCCAAGTAACCTTGGTACCCTCAGGAAACGTAGCGTTTCCAGTACTTTTAATAGTTTCGGACTTTCTATTTGTATAAGCAGGATAAACCAATTCCATATTAAAATCTTCTAAAAATGGAACATTAAGTACTTGTAAACTATACTGTTGAGATGTTACATCATTAGCCTTAAAATAAAAAGAAGAACTGTTTTGCGGAGCAACAAAAGTATACTCAAAAAAGCCATTGTTTTCTTGTAAAAAAAGTTCTTTACCATCTACAACAATAGCTACATTTTCTGGTTTAATTTTACCCTGAGTAGTAAGCTTTAGTGTTAAATTTTCACCTTTTAAAACGGTTAACTTATTATTAATCAACTTAAAAGAAAAGGGTGCCGGTTTTTCAAAAGCCATTTCATAGTTAACAACTCTATCATAAGAACCAAATAAAGAACCTAAATTACCGCTTAACCATACAAGCAGTAAAATAAGAATAGGCACTACCAAATACTTGGCGTATTTGAAATTTTCTTTAAAATTTATTGCTCTGACGAAAGGAACAGTATCTAAATTTTGCGAACGTTGCGCAATACTTGCCAATAATAATTCTGATGAATTGGTATCTTCTGCTAAATCTAATAAATTATACAACTTATCTCCTACCTCAGGAAAATGTTTACCTATTAATAAGGAAGCATCTTTGTTTGTAATTCCCTTTTTAAGTTGAAATAAATAAAACAGCGGTGTTAAAATATAGGCATATAATAAGTAAATAGTTACTCCCAAAAGTGCAATTAATAGTAATAATCTACCTGTAGAATTAAACCATAAAAGGTACTCAAGCCCCAGTATTACTAATAAAGTAAGTAATCCAAAACTTAAAAAAAGAAGCACTCCTTTTAGTAATTTTTGGGTATAATACCTCTTAGTAAAGGCCCTTAATTTTTGTAAAATATGGTCTAAACTATTCAAAATGTGTAATATTTAATACCAAGATACCTACAGTTTAAGAAAAAGATAGAAAAAAATTGTTAAAAAGTGAGTATAACACTTTAATAGGACAAATAACTAACTGTATCTTTGTACATATAAATACAAATTATGAGTTCTAAAGTAAGAGTACGTTTTGCTCCTAGTCCTACTGGACCTTTACATATTGGTGGTGTGCGCACCGCATTATTTAATTATCTTTTTGCTAAAAAAAATGGCGGTGATTTTATTCTACGTATAGAAGACACAGATCAAAATCGTTTTGTAGAAGGTGCTGAACAGTACATAGTTGACAGTTTAAATTGGTGTGGAATTGGCTTTGATGAAGGTCCTGGTAAAGAAGGTAAATTTGGACCTTACAAACAGAGTGAACGTAAGCATTTATATAAAGAATATGCAGATAAATTAATTGAAAATGGTAATGCATACTATGCTTTTGATAGTTCTGAGAGTTTAGATGAACATAGAAAAAACCATGAAGCAGAGGGTAAAACTTTTATTTACAACTGGCATAACCGATTAAAACTAAACAATTCTTTAGCATTAACTAAAGAAGAAGTAGCTACTAAACTAGCTAATAATGAGGCTTTTGTAATACGATTTAAGACTCCTGAAAACGAGAAATTAGAATTAAAAGATAGCATACGTGGCACTATGCATATAGATACTAATGTGTTAGATGATAAAGTACTTTATAAAAGTGATGGTATGCCAACATACCATTTAGCAAATATTGTAGATGATCATTTAATGGAAATTTCTCATGTAATACGTGGTGAAGAATGGCTACCATCTTTAGCATTACACAAACAATTGTATGATGCATTTGGTTGGCAAGCTCCAGAATTTGCTCATTTACCATTAATTATGAAACCTGTTGGTAAAGGAAAATTAAGTAAGCGCGATGGAGAAAAGCTAGGTTTTCCTGTATTTCCGCTTTCTTGGAACGAGTCTACTGGTTATAAAGAAGAAGGATATTTTCCGGAAGCAGTTGTAAACTTTTTAGCTCTACTAGGTTGGAATCCAGGAACTGAACAAGAAATATTTAGTTTAGAAGAACTTGTAAAAGAGTTTTCTTTAGAGCGTGTAAATAAGTCTGGAGCTCGTTTTGATCCAGATAAAACCAAATGGTATAATACTCAGTACTTACAAGCAAAAGATAATGCAGAAATTGCAACATTATTAATGCCTACTATTTTAAGACACGTACAAGAAACTCACCCGTTAGCAAAACAAGAAACTGTTGAGCATTTGGTAGATTTATTAAAAGAGAGAGCAACTTTTGTAAATGACATATGGGATTTAGCAGATTACTTTTACATTGCTCCAACAGAATATGCAGAAAAAGGAGTTAAAAAACAATGGAAAGAAGGCACTCCTGATA containing:
- the gltX gene encoding glutamate--tRNA ligase, giving the protein MSSKVRVRFAPSPTGPLHIGGVRTALFNYLFAKKNGGDFILRIEDTDQNRFVEGAEQYIVDSLNWCGIGFDEGPGKEGKFGPYKQSERKHLYKEYADKLIENGNAYYAFDSSESLDEHRKNHEAEGKTFIYNWHNRLKLNNSLALTKEEVATKLANNEAFVIRFKTPENEKLELKDSIRGTMHIDTNVLDDKVLYKSDGMPTYHLANIVDDHLMEISHVIRGEEWLPSLALHKQLYDAFGWQAPEFAHLPLIMKPVGKGKLSKRDGEKLGFPVFPLSWNESTGYKEEGYFPEAVVNFLALLGWNPGTEQEIFSLEELVKEFSLERVNKSGARFDPDKTKWYNTQYLQAKDNAEIATLLMPTILRHVQETHPLAKQETVEHLVDLLKERATFVNDIWDLADYFYIAPTEYAEKGVKKQWKEGTPDILNQLVSVLESITDFSSNNTETIVKQWITDKELSFGKVMPPFRLVLVGDMKGPHVFDIIEMLGKEETIKRIKNAIEKLA